A region from the Marinobacter sp. SS13-12 genome encodes:
- the pqqD gene encoding pyrroloquinoline quinone biosynthesis peptide chaperone PqqD, giving the protein MMAVTMKQIPRLRPGFRFQWEPAQNAHVLLYPEGMVRLNDSAGAVLKVVDGQRTVSEIVKLLEQQFPDAGSLEEDVSGFLKDAEQQHWILFS; this is encoded by the coding sequence GTGATGGCGGTGACCATGAAACAGATACCAAGACTGCGCCCGGGTTTTCGCTTCCAGTGGGAGCCGGCCCAGAATGCTCACGTGTTGCTGTATCCGGAGGGGATGGTGCGGCTGAATGACAGCGCCGGTGCAGTGCTGAAAGTGGTGGATGGCCAGCGCACTGTCTCCGAGATCGTGAAACTCCTGGAACAGCAGTTTCCGGATGCGGGTTCCCTGGAGGAGGATGTCAGCGGCTTCCTCAAGGATGCCGAACAGCAGCACTGGATACTGTTCTCATGA
- a CDS encoding aldehyde dehydrogenase family protein produces the protein MIYAQPGKEGSVVSFKPRYENFIGGEWVAPAKGQYFENITPVTGDVICEIPRSTAEDIDLALDAAHKAAPAWGKTSTTERSNILLKIADRIEQNIEMLAVAETWDNGKAVRETINADLPLAVDHFRYFAGCIRAQEDTSSAIDNNTVAYHYHEPLGVVGQIIPWNFPLLMAVWKLAPCLAAGNCTVMKPAEQTPASILILMDLIGDLLPPGVVNIVNGYGIEAGQALATSKRIAKIAFTGSTPVGAHILKCAAENIIPSTVELGGKSPNIYFSDVMQAEPEFIDKCVEGLVLAFFNQGEVCTCPSRALVQEDMYDEFMAKVVERTKSIKRGNPLDTDVQVGAQASKEQFDKIMSYLEIGKQEGAEVLTGGGREEMEGEFNNGFYIQPTLFKGKNNMRVFQEEIFGPVVGVTTFKDEEEALAIANDTEFGLGAGLWTRDINRAYRMGRGIQAGRVWTNCYHQYPAHAAFGGYKKSGVGRENHKMALDHYQQTKNLLVSYDINPLGFF, from the coding sequence ATGATCTACGCACAACCAGGAAAGGAAGGCTCCGTCGTCTCCTTCAAACCCCGTTATGAAAACTTTATTGGTGGTGAGTGGGTCGCTCCCGCCAAAGGCCAGTACTTTGAAAACATCACCCCGGTAACCGGTGATGTGATCTGTGAGATTCCGCGTTCCACCGCCGAAGATATCGACCTGGCTCTGGACGCCGCCCACAAGGCCGCGCCGGCCTGGGGCAAGACTTCTACCACCGAACGTTCCAACATTCTGCTGAAAATTGCCGACCGCATTGAGCAGAACATCGAGATGCTGGCGGTTGCTGAAACCTGGGACAACGGCAAGGCGGTGCGTGAAACCATCAACGCCGACCTGCCTCTGGCGGTGGACCACTTCCGTTACTTCGCCGGTTGTATCCGCGCCCAGGAAGACACCTCCAGCGCCATTGACAACAACACCGTGGCTTATCACTACCACGAGCCTCTGGGCGTTGTGGGCCAGATCATTCCCTGGAACTTCCCGCTGTTGATGGCAGTGTGGAAGCTGGCACCCTGCCTGGCTGCCGGTAACTGCACCGTGATGAAGCCGGCCGAGCAGACACCGGCCAGCATCCTGATCCTGATGGACCTGATCGGTGACCTGCTGCCACCGGGCGTGGTCAACATCGTCAACGGTTATGGCATCGAAGCCGGTCAGGCCCTGGCCACCAGCAAGCGCATCGCCAAGATCGCGTTTACCGGCTCTACCCCGGTGGGCGCCCACATCCTCAAGTGCGCAGCCGAGAACATCATTCCGTCTACCGTGGAGCTGGGTGGCAAGTCCCCCAACATCTACTTCTCCGACGTAATGCAGGCTGAGCCGGAGTTCATCGACAAGTGTGTCGAAGGCCTGGTGCTGGCGTTCTTCAACCAGGGCGAAGTGTGTACCTGTCCGTCTCGCGCCCTGGTGCAGGAAGACATGTACGACGAGTTCATGGCCAAGGTTGTTGAGCGCACCAAGTCCATCAAGCGTGGCAACCCGCTGGATACCGACGTGCAGGTAGGTGCGCAGGCGTCCAAGGAACAGTTCGACAAGATCATGTCGTACCTGGAAATCGGCAAGCAGGAAGGCGCGGAAGTGCTGACCGGTGGTGGTCGTGAGGAAATGGAAGGTGAGTTCAACAACGGCTTCTACATTCAGCCAACCCTGTTCAAGGGCAAGAACAACATGCGCGTGTTCCAGGAAGAAATCTTCGGCCCGGTGGTGGGTGTGACCACCTTCAAGGATGAGGAAGAAGCCCTGGCCATTGCCAACGACACCGAGTTTGGTCTGGGTGCCGGCCTGTGGACCCGCGACATCAACCGGGCCTACCGCATGGGCCGTGGTATCCAGGCGGGCCGCGTGTGGACCAACTGCTACCACCAGTACCCGGCTCACGCCGCTTTCGGTGGCTACAAGAAGTCCGGTGTTGGCCGCGAGAACCACAAGATGGCGCTGGACCATTATCAGCAGACCAAAAACCTGCTGGTCAGCTACGACATCAATCCACTGGGCTTCTTCTGA
- the pqqE gene encoding pyrroloquinoline quinone biosynthesis protein PqqE — protein MTGHHVMPAGDRPGIGPPLWLLAELTYRCPLQCPYCSNPLDFAQTEQELTTEEWVRVLRQGREMGAAQLGFSGGEPLVRQDLPELIAEARQLGYYTNLITSGLGLTEAKVNAFRDAGLDHIQVSFQASDPELNNAVAGSRKAFDQKLAMARAVKEAGYPMVLNFVIHRHNIHQMDDIISLCERLGADYVELATCQYYGWAFENREGLMPSRAQLEKAEAEVNSYRKRLAASGSAMKLIFVTPDYYEERPKACMNGWGSLFLTVAPDGTALPCHSARLLPIEFPNIRESSLHSIWYDSPGFNHYRGDSWMPEPCRSCDEKDKDFGGCRCQAYLLTGNADNADPVCSKSPHHDRILAARKAADHASAGLEELTYRNANNSRLFFRG, from the coding sequence ATGACAGGCCATCACGTCATGCCCGCCGGTGATCGCCCCGGTATCGGCCCGCCATTATGGTTGCTGGCAGAGCTGACCTACCGCTGCCCCTTGCAGTGTCCCTACTGCTCGAACCCTCTGGACTTCGCCCAGACCGAGCAGGAACTGACCACCGAAGAGTGGGTAAGGGTGCTGCGTCAGGGTCGCGAGATGGGAGCGGCGCAACTGGGCTTCTCCGGCGGCGAGCCGCTGGTGCGACAGGATCTGCCTGAACTGATTGCCGAGGCGCGCCAGCTGGGGTACTACACCAACCTGATCACTTCCGGCCTGGGGCTCACAGAAGCCAAGGTGAACGCCTTCCGGGACGCCGGTCTGGACCATATCCAGGTGAGTTTCCAGGCCTCGGACCCGGAACTGAACAACGCCGTTGCCGGCTCCCGCAAGGCCTTTGACCAGAAACTGGCGATGGCCCGTGCGGTAAAGGAGGCGGGCTACCCCATGGTGCTCAACTTCGTCATCCATCGCCACAATATCCACCAGATGGACGATATCATCAGCCTCTGTGAGCGTCTGGGTGCAGACTATGTGGAACTGGCCACTTGCCAGTACTACGGCTGGGCCTTCGAGAATCGCGAAGGGCTGATGCCTTCCAGGGCGCAACTGGAGAAGGCCGAGGCCGAAGTGAACAGCTACCGCAAGCGCCTGGCGGCCAGCGGCTCGGCCATGAAACTGATCTTCGTCACACCGGATTACTACGAGGAACGGCCAAAAGCCTGCATGAACGGCTGGGGCAGCCTGTTCCTGACCGTGGCCCCGGACGGCACTGCGCTGCCGTGCCACAGTGCACGCCTGCTGCCCATCGAATTTCCCAATATACGCGAATCCTCGCTACACTCCATCTGGTACGACAGCCCGGGTTTCAACCATTACCGGGGCGATAGCTGGATGCCGGAGCCCTGCCGCTCCTGCGATGAAAAAGACAAGGACTTCGGCGGCTGCCGCTGCCAGGCCTACCTGCTGACCGGCAATGCCGACAACGCCGACCCGGTATGCAGCAAGTCGCCCCACCACGACCGCATCCTCGCCGCCCGCAAGGCGGCGGACCACGCCAGCGCCGGGCTGGAGGAGCTGACCTATCGCAACGCCAACAACTCCCGGTTGTTCTTCCGGGGCTGA
- the ercA gene encoding alcohol dehydrogenase-like regulatory protein ErcA, which yields MSYDISALRKFVSPEIVFGAGSRKAVANFASNFGARHVFLVSDPGVEKAGWVAEIVDILVAAGIRVTVFTGVSPNPKVDEVMAGAERYRSSECDVIVAIGGGSPMDCAKGIGIVSAHGRSILEFEGVDTITSPSPPMILIPTTAGTSADVSQFAIISDPNRRFKFSIISKAVVPDVALIDPEVTETMDAYLTACTGVDALVHAIEAFVSTGSGPLTDTNALEAIRLINRNLEPLVRNIADVHLREQIMLASMQAGLAFSNAILGAVHAMSHSLGGFLDLPHGLCNALLLEHVVAYNYTSAEDRFRRVAEAMDIDTRGMSKPVIKQRLMERIIALKRAVGLEAKLAKLGVTTSDIPYLSGFALQDPCILTNPRKSSRRDVEVVYEEAL from the coding sequence ATGAGCTACGACATTTCCGCTCTGCGCAAGTTTGTTTCCCCCGAGATCGTCTTTGGTGCCGGCTCCCGCAAGGCCGTGGCCAACTTTGCCAGCAACTTTGGCGCCCGCCATGTGTTCCTGGTGTCGGATCCGGGGGTGGAAAAAGCCGGCTGGGTTGCGGAAATCGTGGATATTCTGGTGGCGGCGGGCATTCGCGTCACCGTGTTTACCGGCGTGTCGCCCAACCCCAAAGTGGATGAAGTCATGGCCGGCGCGGAGCGGTACCGCTCCAGCGAATGTGATGTGATCGTCGCCATTGGCGGTGGCAGCCCCATGGATTGCGCCAAGGGCATCGGCATAGTCAGTGCCCATGGCCGGAGCATCCTAGAGTTCGAGGGTGTCGATACCATCACCTCGCCGTCGCCACCGATGATTTTGATTCCCACCACGGCCGGTACCTCCGCCGATGTGTCCCAGTTTGCGATCATTTCCGATCCCAACCGGCGCTTCAAGTTTTCCATCATCAGCAAGGCAGTGGTGCCGGATGTGGCGCTGATCGATCCTGAAGTAACGGAAACGATGGATGCCTACCTGACCGCCTGTACCGGTGTCGATGCCCTGGTGCATGCCATCGAGGCTTTCGTCTCCACTGGCAGCGGCCCGCTCACCGACACCAACGCACTGGAAGCAATCCGGCTGATCAACCGTAATCTGGAGCCGCTGGTGCGCAACATCGCTGACGTGCATCTGCGGGAGCAGATCATGCTGGCGTCCATGCAGGCCGGGCTGGCGTTTTCCAATGCCATTCTGGGCGCGGTCCATGCCATGTCCCACAGCCTGGGGGGCTTCCTCGATTTGCCCCACGGCCTTTGTAACGCGTTACTGTTGGAACACGTGGTGGCCTACAACTACACCTCTGCCGAGGACCGATTCAGGCGGGTGGCCGAGGCCATGGATATTGATACCCGCGGTATGTCGAAACCGGTGATCAAGCAGCGCCTGATGGAGCGGATTATCGCCCTCAAACGTGCGGTGGGGCTGGAAGCGAAGCTTGCCAAACTGGGCGTGACCACGTCTGATATTCCCTATCTGTCCGGATTTGCACTGCAGGACCCGTGCATTCTCACCAATCCCCGCAAGTCTTCCCGCCGGGATGTCGAAGTGGTGTATGAAGAAGCCCTCTGA
- the pqqC gene encoding pyrroloquinoline-quinone synthase PqqC, with protein sequence MNAIATPVMNRKDFEQALRAKGQYYHIHHPYHKAMYSGACTPEQIRGWVANRFYYQINIPRKDAAIMANCPDASVRRLWLQRVLDHDGHNDDEGGIEAWLRLAEAVGLTREEVIDQRHVLPGVRFAVDAYLNFARRATWQEAACSSLTELFAPEIHQSRLDSWPQHYPWIRTDGYVYFRKRLSEARRDVEHGLSITLEHFTTAAQQARALEILQFKLDILWSMLDALTMAYQHQTPPYHTVTDQSVWHRGL encoded by the coding sequence ATGAACGCAATCGCGACCCCGGTCATGAACCGCAAGGATTTCGAGCAGGCCCTACGGGCCAAAGGCCAGTATTACCACATTCACCACCCCTACCATAAAGCCATGTACAGCGGCGCCTGCACGCCGGAGCAGATCCGCGGCTGGGTGGCCAATCGTTTCTATTATCAGATCAACATTCCCCGTAAAGACGCCGCCATTATGGCGAACTGCCCGGATGCGTCCGTACGCCGGTTATGGCTGCAGCGGGTACTGGATCACGATGGCCACAATGACGACGAGGGCGGAATCGAGGCCTGGCTCAGGCTGGCGGAAGCGGTGGGGCTGACCCGTGAGGAAGTGATTGACCAGCGTCATGTGCTGCCGGGAGTCCGCTTTGCAGTGGATGCCTATCTGAACTTTGCCCGCCGGGCTACCTGGCAGGAAGCGGCCTGTTCCTCACTGACCGAACTGTTCGCGCCGGAGATTCACCAGTCCCGCCTGGACAGCTGGCCGCAGCACTATCCCTGGATCAGGACTGATGGCTATGTCTATTTCCGCAAGCGGCTTTCCGAGGCCCGGAGGGATGTGGAGCACGGCCTCAGCATTACGCTGGAACATTTTACCACTGCGGCACAGCAGGCCCGTGCCCTGGAAATTCTGCAATTCAAACTGGATATCTTATGGTCGATGTTGGATGCCCTGACTATGGCTTATCAGCACCAGACGCCACCGTATCATACCGTCACCGACCAGTCCGTGTGGCACCGGGGGCTGTGA
- a CDS encoding prolyl oligopeptidase family serine peptidase translates to MSPLSAEQASAAFIQRGALTASRAGVFWLEFDPATGNNLLTKVKGDASHPLTGPEFGIRSDVNGYGGGALCAGPDALFAVAASGQQIHRIDPRTGASDALTRDPAASFGGLVWDDGHDRVLAVRESTGRQQLVAVQGDNKVLHLHEGEDFYSAPALSASGTRIAWVCWSLPDMPWVSSVLWAADVDVDGTLVGARCLPTPTGGSVQQPVFDGEELQVLSDHEGWWQPWQVSLTTGQPRWTCLEATAADHASAPWQLGERHHWPLGQGGWARVRYVCGSGELWLTLSAESPPVRVATGYADFRQLTSFNGELYCIARSASRLDSVLAVNPETGHVHTLAGGETPFADTPIVTPETFRVPPSTNVREEVSGFLYPPVEGGSENTPPPLILIAHGGPTSTARPVFNPQVQFWCHHGFAVAEVNYRGSAGFGRDFRLALAGNWGQADVEDMERAADHLVAGGRGDATRLFIQGRSSGGYTALMAMTCSQRFRAGASLFGVSDPAHLREVTHRFESGYLDWLLGPPDDFPGRWQARTPVLQAHRIRRPLIFFQGGQDRVVVPEQTRAMVKVLEQNGQAVELWWFDDEGHGFRQRRNQIALLENLLAFYRRCSQKCDDGG, encoded by the coding sequence TTGTCGCCGCTTTCTGCAGAGCAGGCCTCTGCTGCTTTTATCCAGCGGGGAGCGCTGACTGCCTCCCGGGCGGGTGTTTTCTGGCTGGAGTTCGATCCGGCCACCGGCAACAACCTGCTCACAAAGGTAAAAGGAGATGCCTCTCACCCGTTAACGGGCCCGGAGTTCGGTATTCGCAGCGACGTTAATGGTTACGGTGGCGGAGCGTTATGTGCCGGGCCAGACGCCCTGTTTGCGGTGGCGGCGTCAGGGCAGCAGATCCACCGAATTGACCCGCGCACAGGGGCCTCCGATGCCTTGACCCGGGACCCGGCTGCCAGCTTCGGCGGACTGGTGTGGGATGACGGCCATGACCGTGTTCTGGCGGTAAGAGAAAGTACGGGACGCCAGCAACTGGTGGCAGTACAGGGCGACAACAAGGTTCTGCACTTACATGAGGGCGAGGATTTTTACAGCGCACCGGCGCTGTCCGCCAGTGGTACGCGCATTGCCTGGGTATGCTGGTCGCTGCCGGACATGCCGTGGGTGAGTTCTGTTTTGTGGGCTGCGGATGTGGATGTCGATGGCACACTGGTCGGGGCTCGTTGCCTGCCGACACCCACAGGCGGCAGCGTCCAGCAGCCTGTGTTCGATGGCGAGGAGCTGCAGGTGCTGTCGGATCACGAAGGCTGGTGGCAGCCCTGGCAGGTGTCGCTCACCACAGGACAGCCCAGGTGGACCTGCCTCGAGGCGACAGCTGCGGACCACGCCAGCGCACCCTGGCAGTTGGGTGAGCGTCACCACTGGCCGCTGGGGCAAGGAGGCTGGGCCCGGGTGCGCTATGTTTGCGGAAGCGGGGAGCTATGGCTGACGCTGTCTGCTGAGTCCCCACCCGTGCGGGTCGCCACAGGCTACGCCGACTTTCGCCAGCTGACGTCCTTCAACGGCGAACTTTATTGCATTGCCCGGTCAGCTTCCCGGCTTGATTCAGTATTGGCAGTGAATCCTGAGACCGGCCATGTCCACACACTTGCCGGGGGCGAAACCCCGTTCGCTGATACGCCAATTGTCACGCCTGAAACCTTTCGGGTTCCCCCCTCGACGAATGTGCGCGAAGAGGTCAGTGGATTCCTGTATCCACCGGTCGAGGGTGGGTCGGAGAACACGCCTCCACCATTGATCCTGATTGCCCATGGCGGCCCCACATCGACGGCACGGCCGGTATTCAACCCTCAGGTCCAGTTCTGGTGCCATCATGGATTCGCGGTGGCCGAGGTCAATTACCGCGGCAGCGCGGGGTTCGGCCGTGATTTCCGTCTGGCATTGGCCGGCAACTGGGGTCAGGCAGACGTGGAGGATATGGAACGGGCGGCCGATCACCTGGTGGCCGGGGGCAGGGGGGATGCCACCCGGCTGTTCATCCAGGGCCGCAGCTCCGGGGGATATACGGCCTTGATGGCCATGACTTGCAGTCAGCGCTTCCGGGCCGGTGCCAGCCTGTTCGGGGTCAGTGACCCCGCTCACCTGCGAGAGGTGACACACCGCTTCGAGTCGGGCTACCTGGACTGGTTGCTGGGACCACCGGACGATTTTCCCGGGCGCTGGCAGGCGCGCACACCGGTGCTTCAGGCCCACCGCATCCGCCGGCCGCTGATTTTTTTCCAGGGCGGGCAGGATCGGGTGGTGGTGCCGGAGCAGACCAGGGCAATGGTAAAAGTGCTGGAGCAGAACGGGCAGGCGGTTGAACTCTGGTGGTTTGACGACGAAGGGCACGGCTTCCGGCAGCGCCGCAACCAGATTGCGTTGCTGGAGAACCTGCTGGCGTTCTATCGGCGGTGTAGCCAAAAGTGCGATGATGGCGGATAG
- the pqqA gene encoding pyrroloquinoline quinone precursor peptide PqqA — MWTKPAYEDLRIGFEVTMYFANR; from the coding sequence ATGTGGACCAAACCAGCCTATGAAGACCTGCGGATCGGCTTCGAAGTCACCATGTACTTCGCCAACCGCTGA
- the pqqB gene encoding pyrroloquinoline quinone biosynthesis protein PqqB, with amino-acid sequence MQIRILGSAAGGGFPQWNCNCANCDGFRKGTLNATARTQSSIAISEDGVSWILCNASPDIRAQLASFDAMQPARALRDTGIGAVLLIDSQVDHTTGLLMLREGLPLDVWCTTQVHEDLSGGFPLFRMLEHWHGGPRWHEVPCTDQQSFTIPCAPSLRLTAIPLLSNAPPYSPRRNNPHPGDNIGLFIEDTRSGETVMYAPGLGQPDEQILEWMRRADTLLVDGTVWRDDEMLRCEVGTRTGQEMGHLAQSGPGGMIELLDSMPAQRKILIHINNTNPILNEDSPERTVLAKHGIEVSFDGMHLDMAVPS; translated from the coding sequence ATGCAGATTCGTATCCTTGGTTCCGCAGCTGGAGGTGGTTTTCCCCAGTGGAACTGCAACTGCGCCAATTGTGACGGTTTCCGTAAAGGCACCCTGAACGCCACGGCCCGCACCCAGTCGTCCATTGCCATCAGCGAAGACGGTGTCAGCTGGATTCTATGCAACGCCTCGCCGGATATTCGTGCACAGCTGGCTTCGTTTGACGCCATGCAGCCGGCCCGCGCACTGCGTGATACCGGCATTGGTGCAGTGCTGCTGATAGACAGCCAGGTGGACCATACCACTGGCCTGCTTATGCTACGGGAAGGGCTGCCCCTGGATGTGTGGTGCACCACCCAGGTCCATGAAGATCTCAGCGGCGGCTTTCCACTGTTTCGCATGCTGGAACACTGGCACGGTGGCCCGCGGTGGCATGAGGTGCCCTGCACCGATCAGCAGTCCTTTACCATACCCTGCGCCCCGTCCCTGCGCCTGACCGCTATCCCGTTACTCAGCAATGCGCCACCGTATTCCCCGCGTCGGAACAACCCGCACCCTGGCGATAACATCGGCCTGTTCATTGAAGACACTCGCAGCGGCGAAACCGTGATGTACGCGCCGGGGCTGGGGCAGCCGGATGAGCAGATCCTGGAATGGATGCGCAGGGCCGACACCCTGCTGGTGGATGGCACCGTCTGGCGTGACGATGAAATGTTGCGTTGCGAAGTGGGCACCCGCACTGGCCAGGAAATGGGGCACCTGGCCCAGAGTGGCCCCGGTGGAATGATTGAATTACTCGATAGCATGCCGGCACAGCGCAAGATTCTTATCCATATTAACAACACCAACCCCATTCTGAACGAAGACTCCCCCGAGCGGACCGTGCTGGCAAAGCATGGTATTGAAGTGTCTTTTGACGGAATGCATCTGGACATGGCGGTGCCCTCATGA